In a genomic window of Rhopalosiphum maidis isolate BTI-1 chromosome 4, ASM367621v3, whole genome shotgun sequence:
- the LOC113559380 gene encoding ATP-dependent RNA helicase WM6, whose translation MADADDLLDYEEDEQNETVESDDKKQAKKEVKGNYVSIHSSGFRDFLLKPEILRAIVDCGFEHPSEVQHECIPQAMLGMDILCQAKSGMGKTAVFVLSTLQQLEVYESEVYALVLCHTRELAFQISKEFERFTKYLPAVKVSVFFGGVPITKDEDTLKNNKPHVVVGTPGRILELIRKKKLVLNNLKHFILDECDKMLEILHMRSDVQEIFKNTPFGKQVMMFSATLSKEIRPVCKKFMHQPLEVYVDDDAKLSLHGLQQYYVKLTEKEKNKKLFDLLDELEFNQVIIFVKSVQRCVVLTELLNEQNFPSVAMHGGMSQQDRLKFYQEFKDFQKRILVATNLFGRGMDIERVNIVINYDMPEDTDTYLHRVARAGRFGTKGLAITFICEETDAKVLNSVQDRFDVTIGRMPNEIELSSYVERK comes from the exons ATGGCAGATGCTGATGATCTTTTGGATTACGAAGAAGACGAACAGAACGAGACCGTCGAGAGCGATGACAAGAAACAAGCCAAGAAAGAAGTAAAGGGTAACTATGTGTCCATACACAGTTCAGGTTTCCGTGATTTTCTCTTAAAACCGGAAATACTAAGAGCAATTGTCGACTGTGGTTTCGAACATCCGTCCGAAGTGCAACACGAGTGTATACCTCAGGCTATGTTGGGTATGGATATTTTATGCCAAGCCAAATCTGGTATGGGTAAAACGGCCGTGTTTGTCTTATCCACCTTGCAGCAGTTGGAAGTGTACGAGAGCGAAGTATACGCTCTTGTTTTATGTCATACTAGAGAATTGGCATTCCAGATAAGTAAAGAATTTGAACGCTTCACCAAATATTTGCCGGCAGTCAAGGTCAGTGTTTTCTTTGGTGGTGTGCCCATTACAAAAGACGAAGATACCCTAAAGAATAATAAGCCACATGTAGTGGTTGGCACACCAGGTCGCATACTAGAACTGATCAGAAAAAAGAAATTGGTTCTCAATAATTTGAAGCATTTTATTTTGGACGAGTGTGATAAAATGTTAGAGATCTTACACATGCGAAGTGATGTCCAAGAAATCTTTAAGAACACTCCATTTGGCAAACAAGTAATGATGTTCAGTGCCACCCTTAGCAAAGAAATACGACCTGTCTGTAAAAAGTTTATGCATCAACCATTGGAAGTTTATGTTGACGATGATGCCAAACTATCATTACACGGTCTCCAGCAGTACTATGTTAAACTCactgaaaaagaaaaaaataaaaaattgtttgatctTCTAGACGAACTAGAATTCAATCAG gttatcatttttgttaaatctGTTCAACGTTGCGTAGTATTAACAGAGCTgttaaatgaacaaaatttCCCGTCTGTTGCCATGCATGGTGGTATGTCCCAACAAGATCGTTTAAAGTTTTACCAAGAATTCAAAGACtttcaaaaacgaatattaGTGGCTACCAATTTGTTTGGTCGAGGAATGGATATTGAACGAGTgaacattgttattaattatgacaTGCCTGAAGATACAGACACCTATTTACATCGAGTAGCAAGAGCTGGACGTTTTGGTACTAAAGGATTAGCAATTACATTCATTTGTGAAGAAACTGATGCAAAAGTTTTGAATAGTGTTCAAGATAGATTTGATGTCACTATTGGTCGAATGCCTAATGAAATTGAGCTCAGTTCTTATgttgaaagaaaataa